A segment of the Elaeis guineensis isolate ETL-2024a chromosome 6, EG11, whole genome shotgun sequence genome:
CCGCCTTCTGAGGCCCAGGGCAAGATCTCCGCCGTCTTCAGACCCCCTTCCGATGCCGACGGTACCAGATCCATCTCCATGATCCCCCATCATGGAATCACCTTGCTTGATTTGATATCTGTTCTCGTCTTTGATTCCTGTTTGtcttcttttgcttttctttAGGATTTCTAAACTGATATCTGATATGGATTTGGATTCTTGATAGATACGTTCTCGAAGCCGGCACGGGGGAGCTCCGATGAGTCGCAACCGACGGGGTGGATGCACAAGTTCACGGTGGGAGCCTACAAGCCGTACTTCGATGTCGACACGTCGGATGTCTTAGAGAGGATCAGagactccctcttctctttcaaagGGAGTTTTACTGAGAAGACGGCTGACAATCCGGACTTGTATGTTCCTCATCTCCACCTTATTAGCTTAATTATTCTTATATAGCAGCTGTCCGATTTCGATCTGATGGGATATGTCATGTTATGATCCTCTCATGAGGAACGGCACCGATTATGTTCTATTATGTTAATCTTTCTTCCCTTCGACCTCTGATCTGAGCATATGATGCTTAATTGGTTACGAATAACTTGTATTTTCGTAAGGTATCAGTACATTAATATTACAATCCATTCTTATCCTCGGAATTAATTGGACGTGTCAAATCCGAAATTCTGACCATcctatagttttttatttttgggAGTTGGGTGGTCTTATGAAATGGATGCTGGATTGGAAAAACATTAGTAGAAACTGGTGGAGTAACATTAGTCAGTTGTGACCAGCAAGAAATATGTGATTGAGAAAAAATTGCCTTAAATTTTGGGTGCAGCATTTGCGGAGGAAAATTTTAAGGTTTATCTTTGGCAATATTATCTGGTAAAAAGTGCATTTGGTCTTTAACTATCTTTTGATcgacctttcttcttcttcttcttttggggACCAAAGTGTGACTCTACAAACTTTAGTGGTGAAgaaagattgttagaatttgccatttttttaatgaaaaattttgttCTTAGTTTGGTTTAGATTCATGGAATTTGAAGAAAATTGGTGGTTTTGGTTGTTACTTTGGAGCAAAGGGACTCGAGGTTCCAGTTGTCATGTGACAGGTTTTCAGATAACCTGACTAAAGAAGGTCTTCTGGAGTTGGCTGTATGATTCTGCCAAAGTCAGCTGacataccttttatttatatcgaACACTTCCCCATACGAGATCTTTGAGCCTGGAAGCTGGCACCGAAGGCTGTGGACTAGTTCAAGCATCATTTGTAGACTAGACATCTACATATTATTGGTTTCCCTATGTTATCCAATTTTTACAGCTATATTTAAGTTTGAGGGGTAGGACAAAATCTTCTCGAAGTGCATTAAATGGTCTCCTCCTTGTACCATGAGATTGAAAAGGAATTTTCATTATGTTTAGATGAATTTCAATTCAAGGATGAACATGCTTAGAAATGCATTTTGTAGGTCTTCTCAAGGGGTAGCGACGAAATGTAGGAGGCAGGATCAGGTTAATGGGAGCCATTGAGATGACTTAGCCTTCTGCAAAGTTAAAAAGCATTAACAATAATACAAGTATCATATGCAATAAACTGTTATTAATTGTATACACACTTGCCTCCTGGATGAGCATGCTTTTGGTTATCGAACTGTATAGTGCAAATGCCTTGTGTCTTTCAAGGTGTGCCAGTCTTTAGAGTTATTGATGCAGTGCAATTTTCTAATTCGATAATCCATGACCCTCAGCCAGGGCCATCTAAGTTCAAATTCCCAATTGTGATAAAATCAGCAGTTGCATATCAAATTATAACAACATTTCATGCATTAAGTTTCTTTATCATTTCATTGTTAGTTAATCTTGCATTATTACTGTTTCTATTACTGCAAGTTTAGATCTTGTTACTTTAGGGATCTTCAAATGTCATAACTGTTTCAATGTGTAGACAAGTATTAGTAAAAATCAAATGGCTCATAATTTTTGTAAATTTCAGTGTGAGATTTGGAGTTCTGGCAATTTTTCTAGCTTCTATTAGGTTCTAACCTATCCCAAGATTGCCTGTGGCAGTCATACTAGCCTTTCCTCATTTCTGCTGACCAAATCTAGCCAAACTGGCCTGTATGATTGCAAAATAATGAGCACCTCATATGTGAGACAAGAGCCTTAGCTCCATTTTAACTAAAGAAACAATTATTAATAATAGAAATCCATTACTGTTCTCAACACTAATGACGGCCCGATAGCTGAGTCGATCAAAAGAGATCCCAAATCATAAAAGTTGCTACAGATTTGGACTGGGATTAGTGATTTCCATCTTaacttctaaattttcttattggTTGATGAAACATGTTTCTGCTGAGTAAGAACTGCAAGATTTTATCATAATTGAAGCTGCATTAGCTCTTTAATTCTGCCTTTCTTGAACTGAAAAGTAATAAGTAATGTCATCTGCTGGAAAATGTTGGTATCTTTGTCTAATAACAGATATCAATGTTCCTTAAAATTCTCATATCTTGCATATTCTTATGTCTTCAAATCACTCTTAGAGGGAATCCTCCTTATTTATGCTTTGCAGGAAAGCCTGTTAAGGAAGGTAACActaagtagaaaaaaaaattgaagttctGCTGCCTGTTAATGATATAGGATGAGCTACTGATCTGTCAACCTTGCTTCTGCAAATGCTTGTTCTCTTGCCTATTCTTTCCATTTAAGTGCTTTCTCTTTTTCCCATGGCAATGTTACAGACTGATGATAACATTTCCAAATCAACAGTAAAAGGCAACAAAAAGAGCTGTAATGACAACCATAACTTATCCGTATAAGAGTATTTGAGAAGGATTTATAAATAGTTAAAAGTAGATATGCAAGACATGTATATGCACATGTAtgtgtatggcatacagatgtgtttttttttttctttttttttttgatatttgatAATGATGAGAGATCGCCTATTTACCTTGCTTTTTTAATGTGCTTGTCTTGTACCCTTTGTTCAATCTTTATGCTTTACTTTTTACTCCATGATTGTCTTGTACATTGATACGTCTCCATCATTCCATATCAATGATACAAAACAGTAAACAAAAGAAGTCATGTTCATTCTCTCCATATCAGAGTTACAAAAAAAGTTTAGAAAACTGAGTAGGGGAAAGCAAATAACCTCACACAAGCAATGCTTAGCGTCTTGACATAAATTTGTTACTCAATATGCAACCTTTTTTTTCCAATTCAACAGAAAAGTACCTgaattaaaataatgataattatttttttggagagCTGTCGAGAAAACCATAGATGATGTGTAGGTATAAACATAAATAATTGTTCTATAATCAATTTGGTTTTGGCTATATGGATCCTCCTTGGGCATTGGAAACTGTCCAAGGGTAAGTTTTTCATAATGAAACTCTCTTGCATCATTTGCAATAGCCACCACCCATTATTTTGCTTCAAAAATGAATTATACAGATCTTTGCATCTCTCAGTTTCATATAATTGTTGCATATTCATGCGGATGAATTAAAAAAAGCTAGTGCATCAACTTCTCATGTGGGTCAAAATTTCTCAAGTCCAATCTGTATTGCAGCATGTAGTGTTACATGTGTGATTCAAGCTTTTAGTGATATTGTAATAGTGTTCTGTCTGAATTGCTTCATTTTCGGAGCATGTTTAATTCCTTCTTTTATTGACTAAAACTCATCCCTACATGTAGGACATCTGCATTTCTTTATGTTGCAGATCCCAGACTTCATGCCTGATATTTTGGAACTTAAAATATTTTGTAATGAATTTGATCGTATGTTTTGGGCAGGTATGGTCCATTCTGGATATGCACCACTTTGATATTTGTAGCAGCATCTATTGGCACATTTGTTACGTACTTGGCGCACAAGTTGCAGAACAAAGACTGGAACTATGACATTAACCTGGTTACATGGTCTGCTGGTTTGTTTTATGGTTATGTTACCTTTGTTCCTCTTGGACTGTACATCATTCTAAAGTACTTCTCAGCACCATCTGGGCTTGTTCAACTGTGGTGTCTGTATGGATACTCTCTATTCATATTCATTCCTGCCTTGGTAAGTTGTACAATTTTAGTTACATAGAATGGAGTTCCTTATATATGTGGACAAGGATATCCTTTTTGTCTACTTTCATACTCTTTGCTTGGTGAAgcaatttttttgtaaaaacagCATCCTCAGAGTATGTGCATACAGTAAGGCATAGACTTTGCAATGTCTACATTTTGTTGAGTTTATTGGCTTAAAATAATCAATTTAATGATCTAGTTATTCATTTATTACCGACCTCTTGCATTTAATGCATCAAGAAGTGCTGTTCTGCCTACCAACCAATTGCACTTTAAGATTTCATGGAAGGCTTCTCGCTTGCTTAAATTTTTCCTGGACAGGACTTTTTAATTGGGTCCCCACTAGGTGCAGAACTGGTTCTAATTTATTGTCAAGCATTGATGGATCAGACCCTTGATCTGTAAAACCTATCAGTCTGTAGATGGTTTGAGGTTTTTGTTAGTTAAAATCATTATTTAATGCTGTAACTTGGTTAAGTATCTTaaaaattagttcttggtttttttcatttttaattgGAAAGGATACTTTTCTGATTTCGTATGTCTTGCTAACATTTTATCCTCATATTCCTATACACTATATGGACTTCAGGGAAATGGGTTTCTTGAATTTCATGTGATGTTACTGTGCATGTTGTAATCTATTTGGGAAACTATTTTGGCCAATTTGGGTGTTTAGAAGCAATTCTTGACAAATTTTGTCATCACCAAAAGAATAGTTTACTCTGAAATTATAAAAACTAATTTCTGAAATGTACTGGAAAAATATTGTTTTGAGCCTTCTTGCTTTAAAACAGAGTCGAAACATCTTGATATGGACCATGCCACCCGGGTTGATTGCAAGGCCTTGAGAACCCGTTATGTCATACtgcatatatgaattatgaaatatgCAAATTCCAGCATGACTAATGTTAATAGCATAAGATGGTATTATAAGATGGGATGTAGGGATGGATAAACTGAATGATGTAAGATGGACTGTCGAGAGATGCATCGATGAATGAGATGAACATGATAGACTTATGTATATGTAAAACACAAAAATAATTTGTTGTATTGCCTGTTAAGCCAGAAACTTGTTTCATTATTTTGATACTCTCTCTGAcagaactatttattttttattaagtttggttgtatgatatttttttggTTTCTCGGATCAGGTCTCCATCATTTGGTTGGTTTGATGAATCTGACACTTTTGCATTGTGACAGTGCCTCTCTATTGTACCGGTAGAGATCTTCAGATGGGTGATTGTTGGTGTTGCAGGGTTCATGTCAGCAACTTTTGTTGCTCTTAATCTCCGTACCCACATTAAATCAGCTGGCGAGAGATGGTTTTTCATTGTGGCTGGGATATTTTTGTTGCAATTGGCCCTTGCTGTCATACTGAAGCTCTATGTTTTTACGGTAACTGTAGGAGCAGAGTAGGTTTAGATCATGATATTGTACATACATTGTTGAAAGAGATCCAGAGAAGAAGTGAGAAAATTCTTTGTTTGCATTCTTTCATCTTTCCATTTTGGTAAACTTGTAAGCTGGCCCTTGCTAGGCTGTCTTCCATCATAAGTGCACCACTCATATCTTGGAGGGAAAACTGTTACTCTTTTCTTGTTATCTGTATGTAAGGTATAAAACTTCTATAGCCGGCCGGTTACGAAAAAAATTATAGTCGAGCTGTCATCATCTGTCACTTGTCTTCCACTCCACGGATCACAAAGTagaagcagagagagagagagagagagagagagagagagagaaaatgggaggagaggaggggaggggggaTTGGTAGAGCCGAGGGAGGGGAGGGATGGGGCCGGGGTGCAGGCATTGGGGCGGGGGCAGCATAGACGTTGTGGGGCGGAGTTGGGGGCGGGGGGGGTGGAGGATTGGGTGTGGAggagaagaaatatttttttatttatttattttatggaTGGAAGACAGACGATGACAatccgatcataattttttttatggtcGGATTGATTATAGAAGTTTTATATAACAATTATATGCTCCATCAAAAGTTGTTAATATGAAGAACAATACAAAGGAAATGGATGAAGGAATGgaattttagaataaatatttcaGGGTGCAGCATGCTGCCCTTGTTTTCAAAAGTATATCATGTACCGTATTACCTTCCTGTTTGTTATTATAAAGGAAATGGACCTATATAACCTGACAAACAGGCCATTCAAGGTATGGCTTTTGTTCACGTTAAGACTCCACATCTAGCGAACTAGCAGCTGTAAACATATTTTATAAGCTGACACTGGGTGCTGAATTCCTTTTTTCCGTAATAGAGTCCTTTGAAGCCTGGATGGTCTTCTCCTGCTGGTCGTTCTTTGACGGTTCATTTTAATAAATTTCATGGTTTGCAGAGCAGCCCATACGGGAGCAGGTCTCTTCTGTGATGCAGGCGTATCTATCCAGCTCTGATATTCGATCCTGTCCTATCCCAAAGGGAGATCAGCAGGGCCAGATCTCGCCGGGTTCTCTGTTGTTCGGGAGTGGGAAGGAGTTGTCCATGTTGTTTGAGAGTGGG
Coding sequences within it:
- the LOC105047765 gene encoding uncharacterized protein isoform X2 translates to MMSGGGYTSIDNQKVPGSVPAVSGADHVTVKFADSSLQTFPPSEAQGKISAVFRPPSDADDTFSKPARGSSDESQPTGWMHKFTVGAYKPYFDVDTSDVLERIRDSLFSFKGSFTEKTADNPDLYGPFWICTTLIFVAASIGTFVTYLAHKLQNKDWNYDINLVTWSAGLFYGYVTFVPLGLYIILKYFSAPSGLVQLWCLYGYSLFIFIPALCLSIVPVEIFRWVIVGVAGFMSATFVALNLRTHIKSAGERWFFIVAGIFLLQLALAVILKLYVFTSSPYGSRSLL
- the LOC105047765 gene encoding uncharacterized protein isoform X3, whose amino-acid sequence is MMSGGGYTSIDNQKVPGSVPAVSGADHVTVKFADSSLQTFPPSEAQGKISAVFRPPSDADDTFSKPARGSSDESQPTGWMHKFTVGAYKPYFDVDTSDVLERIRDSLFSFKGSFTEKTADNPDLYGPFWICTTLIFVAASIGTFVTYLAHKLQNKDWNYDINLVTWSAGLFYGYVTFVPLGLYIILKYFSAPSGLVQLWCLYGYSLFIFIPALCLSIVPVEIFRWVIVGVAGFMSATFVALNLRTHIKSAGERWFFIVAGIFLLQLALAVILKLYVFTVTVGAE
- the LOC105047765 gene encoding uncharacterized protein isoform X4, giving the protein MMSGGGYTSIDNQKVPGSVPAVSGADHVTVKFADSSLQTFPPSEAQGKISAVFRPPSDADDTFSKPARGSSDESQPTGWMHKFTVGAYKPYFDVDTSDVLERIRDSLFSFKGSFTEKTADNPDLYGPFWICTTLIFVAASIGTFVTYLAHKLQNKDWNYDINLVTWSAGLFYGYVTFVPLGLYIILKYFSAPSGLVQLWCLYGYSLFIFIPALVSIIWLV
- the LOC105047765 gene encoding uncharacterized protein isoform X1; protein product: MMSGGGYTSIDNQKVPGSVPAVSGADHVTVKFADSSLQTFPPSEAQGKISAVFRPPSDADDTFSKPARGSSDESQPTGWMHKFTVGAYKPYFDVDTSDVLERIRDSLFSFKGSFTEKTADNPDLYGPFWICTTLIFVAASIGTFVTYLAHKLQNKDWNYDINLVTWSAGLFYGYVTFVPLGLYIILKYFSAPSGLVQLWCLYGYSLFIFIPALCLSIVPVEIFRWVIVGVAGFMSATFVALNLRTHIKSAGERWFFIVAGIFLLQLALAVILKLYVFTPIREQVSSVMQAYLSSSDIRSCPIPKGDQQGQISPGSLLFGSGKELSMLFESGKVLFIILHLRMYYNLVTQQGWIPSHRTTFLCFVEAGYMKKP